The following DNA comes from Alnus glutinosa chromosome 6, dhAlnGlut1.1, whole genome shotgun sequence.
ttttctgaaaGACTAGTTCGAGAGTGAAATTCTAACTTTGGAAATTCCTCAAATGTGGGTTTGATATCGGTTGATATAATATTGAAACTCCTTCCATTTCCTTACAAAACTAAAATTCCCACGGAATTCAAGTTAGGAGTCAataattcagacaaataattgtgaaatttttttcataaagttcaaatgtttaaccaaatcttGGGTTAGATAAGCAGTGACGGAGCCACATGTAGACCAATaagggccatggcccctacaaaagtttagaaaaaaaaaaattgaatcatatgtGTATGGGAGAGATTTTGAGATGATTGGGGCTAATGACCCCTCTAAAAACTAAGAATTGCCTAAAAAGTAATTAGTCTTTGGTCGTTGTACATGTGATTTTCTAACTGTGGGTATTTGCTTTCTTCCgctccctctttctttttctgaaaGACTAGTTCGAGAGTGAAATTCTAACCTTGGAAATTCCTCAAAGGTGAGTTTGACATCGGTTGATAAAATATTGAAACTGAAGCTATAATTCGAACTATAGTTCATTTGTGTGCACGTGTATGAGAGTGTTCAATTTAGATATACTTTTTGTTACACACATTGTATTATAAAagtacttcatttttattttgagttgtttttatcataatttgagatatatatatatatatatatatatatatatatatatatatatatatatatatatatatatatatataaagagaagacttaaaaaaagaagaagaagaagaaaaatcatgatacgtcttttcctttctttttcccgTCCTCCGTACCTATTCTTTGCTCCCATTTATCTATCATACCTACCAAGCTAACCTAAACTCACGGACACACCAAGTGGGGAAACATTAGGCTCCAAACATGCGCCTTGTTCCTTAGATAATCTATGTACATGCATTCGGAAAAGTCCTCAGGTGAGAACTTTGCCATATCATGGTTCAAattattgtcaaaaaaaaaaatggttcaaatTCTATCCTTCGTACGTTGCTTCATCTCCTAATCATCGAACATATCAAAGTCAATAGTCATGACAATCATCGGATGAAAATGTTTCTCCTTTAGTACGATGCTAGAACGCCTCCAACTAATGTAGAAGAATTCTAGCTTATACCCACTACCAGAACAACTAGtgggtagatttttgtttcaaattaaGGGGCAGAAATATGCTAATATTCTTGTTTCCTCCATCATTACATCTATTGGTGACATTGGTCTGCACTTTGTTGGTGGAAGATGGaacactaaaaaatataatactATAAAATGAAACAATAACAAATTGTTACATAGACACTGCAACAAAGGAACCATACCAAACGTTTACTAGAACAAGTGACCGGGAAAGCTCAGAGCAATTGAGCCAAACATGATCTCACTCTTGTAAAGCAACCTAATCAGATGCTAAATTTTGCAGTGAAGGATTGAGCCAAACGGCTAGCTATAGTACAAACATGGCGTATTTATGTACCGAGGCAGCTTTAGGTGAAGGATTGGACTACTGAAGAGGTGGTGACCAAACTCGACAGGAGGCCAACTATGACGGCACTGTTATATGTGGTTGGTTCTCCCTGCATTGAGTTGTTCCGGGAGTCGTCGTAAGTTTCGTTTTTGAAGGGCCCGCCGACAAGTCCTCCAATAGCTACATTTGGATTGGGTTTAGTTGAGGTGAGCCACTTGAAGCCATCAGTGCAGCCAGTCTTTGCATCGATTGGGATTGAAGCTCCCCTATGGTGCACGTATTGTGGGTATTTATCCCCATACCCCACAAGAAAACTCATTTTCAAGGGATTGTCACCCAAGACATAATCAGCCTGGTAAATACGGGCAGCAAACCAAGATGTTAGCACTTCCCCAAGTGTCCTGGTCATTTATTGCTAAGATCTATTGTCTCTAGGAGACCTCATGGAAAATGGACATCATACCTGAGATTGGGCAAAGTCCCGAAGATCTGCTGCAGAGAAGGATTTTCCACTGCATGATAGCTTTGCAGTTTGGGATGTAAGCATGTAATTACTGTAAAGAGTAGCCAAGAATGCAGAAGCAACAGGATGCTGCAGAGAGTTCCACTCACTGACCCATATGAGACCACCACCTGTGCCACAGAAAATGTGATGGTAAGCATGGGATTCTTTTTTGATAATTGCAATTGGGTGGTTCAAAGCATTAGTTGTTCTAAATTGACCTGAGAGCATATGCAAGACTTTCATTCTGGACATGTATTTGACAGCTTGGAAATGTTAGGCATCCTGGCTGTCTAAAGCTTTCCTGTATTCTAATTTTCCTTGCCATAAGATGGCACATCACTTAAGGATGATTTTTATTACTTAATGATCCATTTAGATGTTTacaacagaaaacacaaaatttaCTCAACCTATTTAGCAACCATAAGCGCTAACTACTCGTTTTCTAGTCTCTAGAACCAAAGCCACCAATTActcattcatttatttattcatttcatAAGCCAATTGCTCATCCATTTTCTTCTATTAATCTTTTCCTTGTATGGATTCTagcatttaataattaacaaaatCAGATGTTTCCCTCAAAAGGGACAAGATGGAACAACCTTGGAGGACCCAGTAAAACCCTTGCTTCTCTGAGTCCTCTGCATTCATGCCATACACAGGCAGGGCATGGTTTCATAATACatgacaaatttttattatatttaagtGTCGCCTAATAGACCTCCTAACCATTTGGTGAGACCCCCTAGTAAAGAGGATTGATTCTAGGATCAATCCATCTAATTGCTGGCTTCAAATATCtgccatccaaacataattcaGAATGTCAAGAGCAAGCAGCTAAGAGAAGATTTAGTTATGTATAATCAACGTAAGTGGCACAAAACCATTCACTTTAAAAACCAATgcaaagaaaagagaggaggaAGATTAGAGTAAATATGTGCATGATTATCCAAGTCTTATAGCATATGTGGAGAAGATTACTGTCGGTTCTGCTGCTTGTGGCTGTTGGAGAATGTGGTAGGAGGCCGCACATAACAGCCTCAGCTGTCTTTCTGTACATTAGAAGACCATTTTTCTCCAAGTCTGAGATGTCTTTGGTACCAAAGAAGCTTAACCTGGACAACAGAACCTGTACCAAAATTGTAGACTTGTTTAACAAAGTCTATAAGCGGAATATGCTATTCATGGCTTtgcaaaatgtctcaaaaaccTAAATTAACTCTGTTGATAACTTAGTATAATCTAGGAAGATAGAATCACTGGACTCAGACTCATGGCTCAAACACTCGAGGCAAAGCCAAGCCAGTAACTATGTTTGCAAAAATAGAAGGTTGTAGTAGGTTGTAATCTCCTCCTGAAAGTACAGTTTCAAAAACACGTCCCCATGCCATGGTCTTCCGTCACAAGAAAACATTTATAGAATAACAGAAGGGCAGTTCCATATACATGGCCTGCAACATCTCCAAAGTCAATTTGTTGAAAGTTTTCATGTGCTTATCTGTGATGCGTTAAAGCTGCTTTAGCATGTTGCAAAAGACTTTAATCTCTCATGGTTCACACAATGTATGGGTCAAGCATCAATTGATAACAAATCTATGTATAAGGCTCATCTATCAGGAGCATCTCTTAATCATAGAGCATGGGAGATTTCACctttgtgtatgtgtgtgtgtgtgtgtgtgtgtgtgtgtgtgtgtgtgtgtgtctatatatatatatcatgggAAAGACTGTCATTCCTTCACAAATAAACGTTCCATAAACAAGCAAAATTCCAATGTTTACAATCTATCTACAAAGTTCAGCTCTTATGCATTATATTTACATGTAAATGCTCATTAGAAATATTAGCTTTTGGCAAGATATGGGGATATTGGATGGAACTAATTTAACCAATACTTTCCGGAATTTGTTCATACTTCATAAAAACACACTAAATGAATATAGAACTAAAACAACTGGTTTCATTATTGGCATCAAGTTATGATTTTTAGAAACAAGGTATGCCAATAAATATGAAATTGGAATAAATTTGCAACAAAACTCCATCTCctagaaatatatatttatacctGGGTTCCTGCAAGCTTGTTATCCCAACTAAACCAGGTTGGACTTCCCCATTGAGCATACGCTTTTCCATTTTCCTGGGCCACATACTGAAGGTATGATTTATCCCCTGTAGCATGATAGAGCCAGCTAGCTGCCCATAAGAGCTCATCTCCAAATCCTGTTGAATTGTAGTAGGTCTGGACTTCAGGGATGTTAAGACTATAAGAACCTTTGTGTTTGTCGGCAAAAGTAAACAATTTTTGGGCATGCTTAAGGAGTGTTGTTGAATAAGCGGCGTCGGCTTTCTTAAACACCAGAGATGCTGAAGCCATAGCTGCTGCAGTCTCAGCTGCAACCTCTGTCCCTGGAGTAGACGTGTTGATCTGCGTGAGTGGCCTCTTCTCAGTCATAACTTCAGGCCTCTCCCAACAACTATGATCCGCTTTAGAATCACCCACCTGCACCAAgttcaaaagtgaaaaagagaaACACGTCAGAAACTTgatttgtaacgactcaggaaaaagcgctagccaaatttgcgctatcaccccaaaaggactagtcaatttgaagtttcgttagaatcccttataaagcccagtttcacctaataactaagcaatgtggaacttagcactcatgactatctcttataaaccattCATTATATgtatctcttcccaatatgggattggggtgttacaaactcccccccttaaacccctgacgacctcgtcagggccacgtcatgcaatactctagtaccacatgacctagTGTTACTAGGTGGTTTTGATACTATTTATAACGACTCAGGGAAAAGCGCTAATCAGATCTGCGCTATCACaacaaaatgactaatcaatttgaaatttcactagaatcccttataaagcccagtttcacctaataactaggcaatgtgggacttagcactcatgactatctcttataaaccactcactacatg
Coding sequences within:
- the LOC133871138 gene encoding endoglucanase 10-like; protein product: MGEKSRSSKGWCGWLLVLVILALVVGAVVITIKKKTGHSDKAPPVPGPPGATVKKYSDALSIAMQFFDVQKSGKLVDKPISWRGDSALKDGSEANLDLSKGMYDAGDHMKFGFPMAFTATVLSWAILEYGDQMETVNQLEPAKDSLKWITDYLINAHESDNVLYIQVGDSKADHSCWERPEVMTEKRPLTQINTSTPGTEVAAETAAAMASASLVFKKADAAYSTTLLKHAQKLFTFADKHKGSYSLNIPEVQTYYNSTGFGDELLWAASWLYHATGDKSYLQYVAQENGKAYAQWGSPTWFSWDNKLAGTQVLLSRLSFFGTKDISDLEKNGLLMYRKTAEAVMCGLLPHSPTATSSRTDSGGLIWVSEWNSLQHPVASAFLATLYSNYMLTSQTAKLSCSGKSFSAADLRDFAQSQADYVLGDNPLKMSFLVGYGDKYPQYVHHRGASIPIDAKTGCTDGFKWLTSTKPNPNVAIGGLVGGPFKNETYDDSRNNSMQGEPTTYNSAVIVGLLSSLVTTSSVVQSFT